The nucleotide sequence CTTCATGGATTAAATATTACAGATATAGAAATTGAAATATTTGGAGATGAACCACCTGTATTTGATGGTTCATCAAAATATTTTGTTGAAATTTTATTAGAAGCTGGATTAAAAGATTTAGAATATGAAATTTCTCCTATTACATTAAATTATCCAGTATGGGTTATCAATAACGATTCATATCTTATAGCTATACCATCTGATATATTTGAAATAACTTATAGTATTGATTTTACTGAAAAATCAAAAGTTTTAGGCTTTCAACATGTAAACTTTAAAATAGATGAAGATACATTTATTAAGAACATTGCAAATGCAAGAACTTTTGGTTTTTTGGAGGAAATAGAGTGGCTAAGATCAAATAATTTAGCTTTAGGTGGATCATTAGATAATTCTATCGTATATCATAAAGATGGAATTGTCAATGGTAATTTAAGATATCATAATGAAGCAGTAAGACATAAAGTTTTGGATTTAATTGGTGATATTTATTTATTAGGTAAACCAATAAAAGCTCATATTTTTGCTCATAAAGCTGGTCATAAACTTGATGTTGAACTTACCAAAAATATATATACAATGATCAAAGAAGAAATTACTGCAACAAAATTAATTCAATTAAGAAATGAATTCAAAAAAATAAGTGAACAATTAAAATTAAATATAGAAATTTAGTTTTTATTTTATCTTTAATATTTAAAATTTAATATTTTTATAAAATAGCTTAATAATTAAAATATTCTCTGTAATTTTAATATCCTTATTATAATTCAATATTTCTTTAATTTTTTTACATAAATTTATTATGATTTTAAAGATATTAATTTTCATGTTTTGGCTGTTTTTGTAGTTATTTATAAAGTTGCAATTTTATATAAAAAGTTTAAATATTTTTTAGTGGATAAAAGAAATCAGAATTTTGAAGATATTTCCAAATATTTTAACGAAAATCAAATTAAAATATTTAAAGAAAATATTGAAAAATCAGATGGTGCAGAGGTTTTTTTTGGAAT is from Spirochaetota bacterium and encodes:
- the lpxC gene encoding UDP-3-O-acyl-N-acetylglucosamine deacetylase, translating into MKRRTIYKIIEKEGIALHSGKISKIRFLPSENGIIFYNTLRDKNKNFPIKISPFEVINTSYATVIGRNYPIQTVEHVLAALHGLNITDIEIEIFGDEPPVFDGSSKYFVEILLEAGLKDLEYEISPITLNYPVWVINNDSYLIAIPSDIFEITYSIDFTEKSKVLGFQHVNFKIDEDTFIKNIANARTFGFLEEIEWLRSNNLALGGSLDNSIVYHKDGIVNGNLRYHNEAVRHKVLDLIGDIYLLGKPIKAHIFAHKAGHKLDVELTKNIYTMIKEEITATKLIQLRNEFKKISEQLKLNIEI